Below is a window of Synechococcus sp. MW101C3 DNA.
CGACACACTCAGAAGCGCCGTGGGTGCCATGTCGATCGAGACGCGATTGCCACAACCTACGCAGCAACTCCCCGTTTGTTTCCGCCGCCACCCCTCCGATGCCTACCGATCAGCGTGTCCATGGACCGGCCGAGGCGAAGCGGCGGCTGGTACTGCTGCACGGCTGGGGCGCCGATGCGGATGATCTGATCGATCTCGGCCAGGAGCTGGCCGGCCCTGCCATTGGCCTGGTGGGGCTGCGGGCCCCCGAGCCCCACCCACAGGGCATGGGCCGCCAGTGGTACGACCTGCAGAATCCCCTCTGGCCCGAGCTGGTGGCGGCGGCGAGGCAAGCGCTGCAGCTGCGCCTTCTGCAACTGGGCGAGCAGGTGCCGCTGGAGAACACGGTGCTGCTGGGCTTCTCCCAGGGCGCCGCGATGGCGGTGGATGTGGCCAGCACCCTGCCACTGGCGGGCGTGATCGGCTGCAGTGGCTATCCCCACCCCGACTGGCTGCCCCGAGGCCCCCTGCCCCGGGTGCTGCTCACCCATGGGCGCGAGGATCCGGTGGTGCCCTTTGCCGCCAGCGAGCGGCTGCAGTTGCTGCTGCAGGGCGCAGGCGGGAAGGCTGAGCTGTTGGGTTTCAGCGGCGGGCACAGCATCGATCCGGCGCTGTTTCCGCAGCTCAGAACGTTTCTCCAGGATCAACTCGGCGCTGCACCGGCCTGAGCAGATCCTGGGATCGGGGCCTTGCGGCGGTTATCGCGGGAAGGCCCGCCCCCTGGAGGGCGGCCTTCCCGCAGGGGAAAGTCAGACGAAGGCGTATTCGTACTCTTCCATTTCCTCCCAGTCGTCGGCGGCGCTGGATTCGATGCCGGCAAACAGGTTTTCTTCGCCGATCTCATCGACGATCAGGCGAAGGGAGGGGAACAGGAAGTGGTTCTCCTCGGCGTACTGCGCGCTGAACAGGCCTTTTTCACCCCAGAAGAAGCGGTCGGTGGTGTGCTCGTTGCGGCGCACGTTGAGCAGGGCCGGCGGCACCAGCGCGGATTCGGCGATGAAGCGCCGGGCGGCCGTGACCGGTTTGTGCTCACCGGTTTCGAGGTTGTGGGTGGGCACATGGGCCAACACACGCTGACCGGCAAGACGACGGCGGCTGATCCGCTTGCGCTTCTTCGACATGGAACGACTCCCGAGGGGGAGGAAAGGAGGATGGGTTTTGTGGCGTGCCGAGGCGAGCCACGGCGAATGCGCACCCGGGATGGATGCAGCAAACGGCCAATCAGGGCTGGGCGGGAGCGGTGGTGCACGGGGTGGCCTGCTGGCAGATCACGCCCGAACACGACACGGATAACGGCGCGGCGGACCCGAGCGGGTCGCCGAACGGCAGAGGAACGATTCAGCCTCTGCTGTAGCCTCGGTCGCAAGGGAAATGCAACCGCTGCCGCCGATACCTCCGCAGTGCCATCCGCTCCCGGACAGCGAAGTATTGGTCGATACGTAAATCTTAAGCCTTTTTCCGAAATCCGGATCATCGGATCGCAATTTCTTTCGGCAACCCGTCCGTTTCAGTGCTGATGGAGGTTTCTGCGCGCTTCACCGCCTTCCTGACCCATCAGCTGGATCAGTTTTCCGATCGCCCCGACCTCCACTCCCTGGTCGTCTACCTCGCCATGACGCGCCAGGGCGGCAAGCCGGGCCTGGTGCCGGTGGGCCAGTGGCCACGCCGTTCCACCGCCCTGCCTGCCGTCGATGAAGACCGCAGCCTGCAGCTGCCCTGCCCGGAGCGACGCTGGCTGCCGCTGCGCCGCGAGCAGCTCCTGCTCGGTGCCATCCGGGTGGAAACGGCCTCCCTGCCGTGGTCGCCCACGCTCACGCCCCGGCTGCAGGCCACGGCCCAGGCGGTCACCGAAGTGCTCTGCCTCGATCTGGAGGAGCAACGGCTCACGCGCCAGCTGAAGCGGAACCAGGAGGATCTGCGGCTGCTGGTGCACCAGCTGCGCAACCCGCTCGCCGCCCTGCGCACCTTCGGCAAGCTGCTGCTGCGGCGCCTGGAGAGCGACCCCGACAACCGCTCCCTGGTGGAGAACCTGCTGGCGGAAGAGCAGCAGCTCAACCGTTACGTGGAGGCGATCGATGGGCTGATCGAGCGGCCCCTGATCGGCCCCGGCAGCCAGGATCCCCAGCCCCTGCTGCTGCCGCCCTCCCTGAGTTCGGGCCAGCCACAGGCGCTGGCGGAGCGCCTCGATCCCCTGCTGAAACGGGCCGCCGCCACAGCTTTGCTGCAGGGCCGTCGCTGGCTGGGCGGCGAGGTCCTGCCCCAGTGGTTCGGTGACAGCGGTGCGGTGGCCGAGATCGTTGCCAACCTGCTGGAGAACGCCTTTCGCTACTGCCCGCCCGGCGCACCGATCGGCCTGGAGGTGGCCCACGCCCCCGGCGACGCCGAGCGGCCCCGGTTGATCGTCTGGGACGGTGGAGCACCGATCGCCGCGGCCGAGCGGGAGGCGATCTTCGAGCGCGGCATGCGGGGAGCGCAGGCCGCCGGCACAGCCGGTACGGGCCTCGGGCTCACCCTGGCCCGGGCGCTGGCCCGCAGCCTGGGTGGTGATCTCACCCTGCACATCCCGCCGCAGGAGCTGGATCCGGCGCTGCCCGGCACCGGCAATGCCTTCTGCCTGCAGCTGCCCGCCAGCAGCGCACCTGCCGTGGGCCGGCTCAGGCCAGCGCCACCATCCACGCCATGAGGGCCAGCGCCAGGGCTTCACACCACTCCACACAGGCGCCGTAGGTGTCGCCGCTGTGCCCACCCAGGCGGCGCCCCAGCAGCCAGGGGATCACCAGCGCGGGCACCAGGCCAAGCGCGCCCAGACCGCCCAGGCCCACCGAGCCGGACGCCAGGGCCAGCAGCACGAGCAGAGGCAGGGAGGGCAGCAATTCGCGGCCAAGGCCGCGCCAGTGCTGGCGATGAAAGCCGGCGCTGCCGCCGCTGGTCTGCCGCAGATACGGAAACCATTGGATGGCGACCAAAGGGGCGAGGCGCCCCCACACCGCCGCCCAGATCAGGGCCAGCGCCACCAACGGCGCCGGGGCCACCTCCGCAAGGGTGAGCAGGGCGGCGGCGCGCACCAGCAGCACCTGCGCGAACGCGACCACGCCACTGGCTCCCACCCGGCTGTCGTCCATCGCCTCCAGCGCCCGCTCGCCTGCCGCGAGGCCGTCGGCGGTGTCCATCACCCCATCAATGTGAATCCCGCCGCTGAGGCTGAGGCCACAGGCCAGCACCAGCGCCACCTGGGCCGCGGGCGGCAGCCCGCCATCGCTGAGGATCCAGAGCAGGCCCTGCAGGCTGCCAAGCACGGCGCCGATCCAGGGGCCGAAGCGGGCGATGCGCTCAAAGCGAGGCTGCACCCGCGGCCAGGCCGGCAGCACGCTGTAGAAGATCCAGGCACCGGCGAGCTCCTGCCACCAGGCCGGCGGGGCGGACGGGGATGGCGGACGGGAAGACACGAACCGCAGCGCATCGGAAGGGAGCACCTAGGTTCGTCGACCGTGCGCGCGCTGATGCCGTGAATCGCTCCGCCCCCGAGGCTGCCGGGCCTGAGGCCGCGGCGCCATTCCGTTTTCAGGTGTCCCACCGCTGCAGCCACAGCCATGCCCGCTGCGGCAGCTTCCACACCCCTCACGGGGTGGTGGACACGCCGCGCTTCATGCCGGTGGGCACCCTGGCCACGGTGAAAGGGGTCACCCCCGAGCAACTGCGCGCCACCAAGGCCCAGATGGTGCTGGCCAACACCTATCACCTGCATCTCCAACCAGGCGAACAGGTGGTGGCGGAAGCGGGCGGCCTGCATCGCTTCATGGGCTGGAGCGGCCCGCTGCTCACCGATTCCGGTGGCTTCCAGGTGTTCAGCCTCGGGGCGATCAACACGATCAACGACGACGGCGTGGTCTTCCGCTCCCCCCGTGACGGCGCCCGCATCACGCTCACGCCGGAGCGGTCGATGGAGATCCAGATGGCGCTCGGTGCGGATGTGGCCATGGCCTTCGACCAGTGCCCCCCTTATCCGGCCAGCGAAACCGATGTGGCGGAAGCCAACCGGCGCACGCACCGCTGGCTGGAACGCTGCATCGCCCACCACAGCCGGCCCGATCAGGCCCTGTTCGGCATCGTGCAGGGGGGCACCCATGCCCACCTGCGCGAAGAATCGGCGCGGGCGGTGGCGGCGATGGGCCTGCCCGGCATCGCCATCGGTGGGGTGAGCGTGGGCGAACCGGTGGAGGCGATGCATCGCATCGTGCGCCAGGTGACGCCGCTGCTGCCGGACGACCGGCCGCGTTATCTGATGGGGGTGGGCAGCTACCGCGAAATGGCGATCGCGGTAGCGCAGGGGATTGATCTGTTCGACTGCGTGCTGCCGACCCGGCTGGGCCGGCACGGCACCGCACTGGTGGGAGGCGAGCGCTGGAACCTGCGCAATGCCCGCTTCCGCCACGACCACACCCCGCTCGATCCCAGCTGCCCCTGCCCGGCCTGCGCCCACCACAGCCGCGCCTACCTCCACCACCTGATCCGCAGCGAGGAACTGCTGGGGCGCATCCTGCTCAGCCTCCACAACCTCACCCAGCTGCTGCGCTTCACCAGCGCCATGGCACAAGCGATCCGCGAGGGGTGTTTTTCAGAGGATTTCGCTCCGTGGGAGCAGGGATCTCCGGCGGCGCACACGTGGTAGCGTCCGAGCCACACAGGTTTCCAAGGCCCGCGATGCCTTTCTCCATGCTGTTCGCCCTCGCGACTGCCAACGCCGCGCCGGGCTCCACCCTGGCCCAGCTTCCCGAGGCCTATCAGGCGTTCGGTCCTCTGGTGGACATCCTGCCGATCATCCCCCTCTTCTTCCTGCTGCTGGCCTTCGTGTGGCAGGCCTCGGTGGGCTTCCGCTGATCTCCTTGTCTGGATCGCGCTCCGCTGATCGCATCCTCTCCGACTTGGTCTTCCGCCGCTAGCGGCAGCTGATCGCCGTGGCAAATGGCTGTGTGGCGATGGCGGGGTGCTTCAGCGCGGTTCCCGGATCACCGCCCAGGCAAAGGCCGGCAAGGCCAGCATCCGCTGCCAGCGGGCCGGTTCCTGAATCAGCCGGAACAACCATTCCAATTGCAGGGCGCCCATCCACCGGGGCGCCCTTTTTTTGACGCCGGCCCAGACATCAAAGCTGCCGCCCACCCCCATCCACAGCCCGCGGCGGCCGTGGTGGACGCGTTGAATCCAGGTTTCCTGGCGGGGCACCCCCAGCGCCACCAGCACCAGATCCAGCTGGGCGCTCTGCAGGGCGTGCTCCAGGCCTGGCCAGGCTTCCGGCGCCTGGTAGCCGTGGATCGTCATCACCAGCTGGAGGGCGGGCAGGCGCCGGCGCAGTTGCTCGCTCAGTGAGGCCATCACCTGCGGGCTGGCCCCCACCAAGGCCACGCGCCAGCCGGCCTCGGCGGCCTGCTGCAGCAGCCGATCCGCCAGCTCGATGCCGGGCGTGCGCCGCACCCGATGCCCCTGCCGGCGCAGGGCCCACACCACGCCGGCGCCATCGGGAATCACCAGCTCGGCGGCATGGATCACCGCGCCCAGCTCCGGCTGCTCCAGGGCGGCCATGGTCATCTCGGCATTGAGGGTGACGATCTGGCCGCCGCCGGCACCATGGAGATCCAGCGCTGCCGCGAACACATCCGGGCAGACATCCACCGGCAGGCCGAGCACCAGGGAACGCCGGCCAGCCAACGGGGTGGATTGTGTGGCCATCGCTGCCTGAGGGCCGTGGGGCCGCGGGAGAGAATGAGTGGAGAGTACCGGTGCCGGTGGCGCCGCGATTCCCGTCGCACGGAGCCGGAGCAGGAATGACAGAGAGCTGGGCGGCGGACACCTGGAGCAGCGGCGATGCCTCCCATGGCCTGCCCGCACCTGAAGCGCCGGTGATGCAGGGTCCCCTGCGGCTGGAGCGGTCCGAGGCCGAAGCGCTGCTTGAGCGGCTCCACGCCCAGATCGACCATGTGGTGCTGGTGCGCCAGCACCCGATCAGCGGCCTGCTGCCCGCCAGCACCGCCCACACCGTGCACGGCAACTACGGCGACGCCTGGGTGCGGGACGGGGTGTATTCGATTCAGTGCGTCTGGGGGCTGGCCATCGCCCAGCGGCGCCTGCACGGAGCCGGCACACGCGTGTATGAGCTGGAACAGCGGGTGCTGCAGCTGATGCGCGGCCTGCTCACGGCGATGATGCGCCAGGCCCACAAGGTGGAGCGCTTCAAGCGCAGCCTCGACCGCCTCGATGCCATTCACGCCAAGTTCGAGACCTCCAGCGGCGATCCAGTGGTGCCGGATGACGGCTGGGGCCACCTGCAGCTCGATGCCACGGCGCTCTACCTGCTGCAGCTGGCGCAGCTCACCCGGGCGGGGCTGGTGGTGGTGCGCAGCCATCACGAGCGGGATTTCCTGCAGAACCTCGTGTACTACGTGGCCCGCGCCTACCGGGTGGCCGATTACGGCATCTGGGAGCGGGGTGACAAAGGCAACCACGGCGAACCGGAGCGGAATGCCAGTTCGATCGGCCTGGTGAAGGCGGCGCTCGAGGCGCTCGAAGGGCTGGATCTCTACGGCCCCCATGGCGAC
It encodes the following:
- a CDS encoding sensor histidine kinase KdpD encodes the protein MEVSARFTAFLTHQLDQFSDRPDLHSLVVYLAMTRQGGKPGLVPVGQWPRRSTALPAVDEDRSLQLPCPERRWLPLRREQLLLGAIRVETASLPWSPTLTPRLQATAQAVTEVLCLDLEEQRLTRQLKRNQEDLRLLVHQLRNPLAALRTFGKLLLRRLESDPDNRSLVENLLAEEQQLNRYVEAIDGLIERPLIGPGSQDPQPLLLPPSLSSGQPQALAERLDPLLKRAAATALLQGRRWLGGEVLPQWFGDSGAVAEIVANLLENAFRYCPPGAPIGLEVAHAPGDAERPRLIVWDGGAPIAAAEREAIFERGMRGAQAAGTAGTGLGLTLARALARSLGGDLTLHIPPQELDPALPGTGNAFCLQLPASSAPAVGRLRPAPPSTP
- a CDS encoding adenosylcobinamide-GDP ribazoletransferase: MSSRPPSPSAPPAWWQELAGAWIFYSVLPAWPRVQPRFERIARFGPWIGAVLGSLQGLLWILSDGGLPPAAQVALVLACGLSLSGGIHIDGVMDTADGLAAGERALEAMDDSRVGASGVVAFAQVLLVRAAALLTLAEVAPAPLVALALIWAAVWGRLAPLVAIQWFPYLRQTSGGSAGFHRQHWRGLGRELLPSLPLLVLLALASGSVGLGGLGALGLVPALVIPWLLGRRLGGHSGDTYGACVEWCEALALALMAWMVALA
- the tgt gene encoding tRNA guanosine(34) transglycosylase Tgt, which translates into the protein MSHRCSHSHARCGSFHTPHGVVDTPRFMPVGTLATVKGVTPEQLRATKAQMVLANTYHLHLQPGEQVVAEAGGLHRFMGWSGPLLTDSGGFQVFSLGAINTINDDGVVFRSPRDGARITLTPERSMEIQMALGADVAMAFDQCPPYPASETDVAEANRRTHRWLERCIAHHSRPDQALFGIVQGGTHAHLREESARAVAAMGLPGIAIGGVSVGEPVEAMHRIVRQVTPLLPDDRPRYLMGVGSYREMAIAVAQGIDLFDCVLPTRLGRHGTALVGGERWNLRNARFRHDHTPLDPSCPCPACAHHSRAYLHHLIRSEELLGRILLSLHNLTQLLRFTSAMAQAIREGCFSEDFAPWEQGSPAAHTW
- a CDS encoding photosystem II reaction center protein K: MLFALATANAAPGSTLAQLPEAYQAFGPLVDILPIIPLFFLLLAFVWQASVGFR
- a CDS encoding alpha/beta hydrolase, whose amino-acid sequence is MPTDQRVHGPAEAKRRLVLLHGWGADADDLIDLGQELAGPAIGLVGLRAPEPHPQGMGRQWYDLQNPLWPELVAAARQALQLRLLQLGEQVPLENTVLLGFSQGAAMAVDVASTLPLAGVIGCSGYPHPDWLPRGPLPRVLLTHGREDPVVPFAASERLQLLLQGAGGKAELLGFSGGHSIDPALFPQLRTFLQDQLGAAPA
- a CDS encoding WecB/TagA/CpsF family glycosyltransferase, which codes for MATQSTPLAGRRSLVLGLPVDVCPDVFAAALDLHGAGGGQIVTLNAEMTMAALEQPELGAVIHAAELVIPDGAGVVWALRRQGHRVRRTPGIELADRLLQQAAEAGWRVALVGASPQVMASLSEQLRRRLPALQLVMTIHGYQAPEAWPGLEHALQSAQLDLVLVALGVPRQETWIQRVHHGRRGLWMGVGGSFDVWAGVKKRAPRWMGALQLEWLFRLIQEPARWQRMLALPAFAWAVIREPR
- a CDS encoding DUF3155 domain-containing protein — encoded protein: MSKKRKRISRRRLAGQRVLAHVPTHNLETGEHKPVTAARRFIAESALVPPALLNVRRNEHTTDRFFWGEKGLFSAQYAEENHFLFPSLRLIVDEIGEENLFAGIESSAADDWEEMEEYEYAFV